TGCAGCTGTTGGCCTCATTGGTTTATCTGTCATCATTCTTGCAACTGCTTTTACTGGTGTCATTGAAGAGCATGCTATGGGTAAGGCATTTGAAGAGGCATTGCCTTTCACTGCATTACTTGCGGTCTTTTTTGCCATTGTCGCAGTGATTATAGATCAAGAACTATTTAAACCAATTATAGATGCGGTATTAGCAGTTGAAGATAAGAGTTCTCAACTTGCCCTATTCTATGTGGCAAATGGTATTCTTTCGATGGTCTCTGACAACGTATTTGTTGGTACCGTTTATATTAATGAAGTTAAAACCGCATTACTTGATGGTGTTATTACACGAGACCAATTTGACTTATTAGCCGTTGCAATCAATACGGGTACTAACTTACCTTCTGTTGCCACACCAAACGGTCAAGCAGCCTTCTTGTTCTTATTAACTTCAGCACTCGCACCATTAATTCAATTATCTTATGGTCGTATGGTTTGGATGGCTCTGCCATATACCATCGTTTTGGCATTAGTTGGTTTATTTGGTATCTCGTTCTTACTTGAACCAATGACAACAATGTTCTACGATTTCGGTTGGATCACACACGGAACGATAGAAGCTGCAACTAATGCCGTTTCTAGTGGTCATTAATAATGGCATAGCCACTTTTGATTGACTAAAAGGCTCTGTTTATACGGAGCCTTTCTTTTTACTAAGGAATAATAATGCAAGCCCTTAACCATTTTTCACGCATTCGCCTCTCTTGGCTTATTTTGCTTATCTTCATTCTCTTTTTTGAAGCTTGTGCACTGACCTTCCAACACATCATAAAACTACCACCATGCGTCATGTGCATTTACGAACGAGTGGCCATGATGGGTATTGCTGGTGCTGCCATTATTGGACTCTTAAACCCTAATAACATTATTTTCAGATGGTGTGGTCTTATTGCTTGGGGGATAAGTGCTGGCTGGGGCTTAAAACTTGCTATGCAACATGTTGATTTTCAATTAAACCCTTCACCATTCTCAACGTGTGATTTATTTGTCACGTTCCCATCATGGGCACCATTAAATAAATGGGCACCTTGGATGTTTGAAGCTTATGGTGACTGCAGCAAAATCGTTTGGCAATTTCTAACACTTACCATGCCACAATGGTTAGTTATTATCTTTGCAGGTAATTTAGTTGCTCTCGCTATTATTGTTATCGCTCAGTTCTTCAATAAGAAAAGCGCATAATTAACTATTTATATTGCTAATAACAAAAAAGCCATCGGGTAATAATTACCAGATGGCTTTTTTATTTAAATCAGAAAATAGAAATCTACCTATTTACCACAGCATTTCTTGAACTTCTTACCGCTCTCACATGGACAAGTATCATTACGGCCCACATTTTTGTACGGATTCACTTTCTGTCCTTTATAGCCGATTTGATATTCATCCGCAGCCATTGCCACTTCTAAAATCATCATGTCTAACTGAGGAAGCATTTGAGTTAATGTTGGCGGTGTATCAATACCCGCTTCAGCCATTTGGCGGTGCGTTTCTTCTTCATCAACAGCCAGCATCATTGTCGTTAATAACGCGGACAGCATACGCATCGTACCATCAGCGACGTTAAGATCTGACCATAACTCTTCAACCATTGGCCATACTGTCATGAAGCCTTCTGCGAAATCAGTGACGGCATCTAAATCATCAAAATTAACTAATTCGGTAATTTCATATTCATTACGTTTAAGTAACGTATATTGGTGTTCAATGTGCTGAGAGATTTGTTTTTCCATTTCAAGTGCATTATCTGCACCAATAAGATCACCTAACCACGCTTCTGGTGCTAATGGCTTCGTTGCCATATTAGCGGCAAGCACTGCACCTTCAAGAAAAAGGCCAGAACAGTTCAAATCAACGCCATCTAACGCAATTAATTGATATTTCATTATTTATTCACTTCCGAAATTAAGTTTTCGGCGTAGTATAGCGCAAATAATTATTAGAGCCTAAGTGCCGTTATTATTAATTTTTTGCTGCTGAGAAATCTATGAAAAATAATCAAGGATTTACCTTAATTGAACTGATCGTTGTTATCGTTATTTTAGGTATTCTAGCGGTCACCGCTGCGCCTAAATTTTTGAACTTACAAGATGATGCACATGAATCGAGGGCGAATGGCGTGTTCTCAGCTTTCACTGCTGCTGTCAATATGTATCACGGCGCATGGGTTTTGCAAGGTGAACCGTCTGTAAGTTCTGGTGTCGGTGTTATTTTTTCAGACGAGACCATTTACCCATCAAAGGAAGGTTTTCCTTTAAAAACGGAACAAAACTCACCTGGGCAGATTACTGGTGAAGGCTGTGGTCAACTTTGGAATGCATTATTAAATCAAGATTTAACTATTGAAAAATATGCAGGTGATGGTTTTGTAAGCACTAGTGCTGATATCCAATATTGGTATGGGTCACCTATTTCAGGTAAACCACAAGCATGTATGTATTACTATACATCAGATATAACAAACAAAAGCCAACAAGGTTACCAACTAAATTACTTCCCCTCTACAGGGGAGACGATAACTAAAAGCTATAATAAAGGAACTAAGTGACATCTAGCCCCTTTCCCCCTACAATCCCACCTCCAA
The Aliivibrio salmonicida LFI1238 genome window above contains:
- the dsbB gene encoding disulfide bond formation protein DsbB translates to MQALNHFSRIRLSWLILLIFILFFEACALTFQHIIKLPPCVMCIYERVAMMGIAGAAIIGLLNPNNIIFRWCGLIAWGISAGWGLKLAMQHVDFQLNPSPFSTCDLFVTFPSWAPLNKWAPWMFEAYGDCSKIVWQFLTLTMPQWLVIIFAGNLVALAIIVIAQFFNKKSA
- a CDS encoding SEC-C metal-binding domain-containing protein; the encoded protein is MKYQLIALDGVDLNCSGLFLEGAVLAANMATKPLAPEAWLGDLIGADNALEMEKQISQHIEHQYTLLKRNEYEITELVNFDDLDAVTDFAEGFMTVWPMVEELWSDLNVADGTMRMLSALLTTMMLAVDEEETHRQMAEAGIDTPPTLTQMLPQLDMMILEVAMAADEYQIGYKGQKVNPYKNVGRNDTCPCESGKKFKKCCGK
- a CDS encoding type II secretion system protein, with amino-acid sequence MKNNQGFTLIELIVVIVILGILAVTAAPKFLNLQDDAHESRANGVFSAFTAAVNMYHGAWVLQGEPSVSSGVGVIFSDETIYPSKEGFPLKTEQNSPGQITGEGCGQLWNALLNQDLTIEKYAGDGFVSTSADIQYWYGSPISGKPQACMYYYTSDITNKSQQGYQLNYFPSTGETITKSYNKGTK